One window of Lemur catta isolate mLemCat1 chromosome 3, mLemCat1.pri, whole genome shotgun sequence genomic DNA carries:
- the MYBPHL gene encoding myosin-binding protein H-like has product MEAAPAPEVASGSKPKVKEAVPADAERPQAPPGQGTGCPTPQLLPPIEEHPKIWLPRALRQTYIRKVGDTVNLLIPFQGKPKPQATWTHDGCALDTSRVSVRNGEQDSILFIREAQRADSGRYQLRVQLGGLEATATVDVLVIERPGPPQSIRLVDVWGSNATLEWTPPRDTGNTALLGYTVQKADTKSGLWFTVLERYHRTSCIVSDLIVGNSYAFRVFAENQCGLSETAPITADLAHIQKAATIYKTKGFAQRDFSEAPKFTQPLADCTTVTGYDTQLFCCVRASPRPKIIWLKNKMDIQGDPKYRALTHLGICSLEIRKPGPFDGGIYTCKAVNPLGEASVDCRVDVKAPI; this is encoded by the exons ATGGAGGCAGCCCCAGCTCCGGAGGTGGCCTCGGGATCCAAACCGAAGGTGAAAGAAGCCGTCCCAGCCGATGCTGAACGACCCCAGGCTCCGCCTGGACAGGGGACTGGCTGCCCCactccccagctcctgcctcccaTAGAAG AGCACCCCAAGATCTGGCTACCTCGGGCCCTGAGGCAGACCTACATCCGGAAGGTTGGGGACACAGTGAACCTACTAATCCCTTTCCAG GGCAAGCCCAAACCTCAAGCCACCTGGACACACGATGGCTGTGCCTTGGACACCAGTCGTGTGAGCGTGCGGAATGGGGAGCAAGACTCCATCCTCTTCATCCGAGAAGCCCAGCGTGCTGACTCAGGTCGCTACCAACTCCGTGTGCAGCTGGGCGGGCTGGAGGCCACAGCTACCGTTGACGTCCTGGTGATCG AGAGGCCAGGCCCTCCTCAGAGCATTAGGTTGGTGGACGTCTGGGGCTCCAACGCTACCCTGGAATGGACACCTCCCCGAGATACAGGCAATACAGCACTCCTGGGATACACAGTGCAGAAGGCTGACACAAAATCTGGG CTGTGGTTCACGGTGCTGGAGCGTTATCACCGCACCAGCTGCATCGTCTCTGACCTCATCGTCGGCAACTCCTATGCGTTTCGCGTCTTTGCGGAAAACCAGTGCGGACTCAGTGAAACAGCCCCCATCACTGCCGACCTTGCCCACATCCAGAAAGCAG CTACTATTTACAAGACCAAGGGATTTGCCCAGCGAGACTTCTCTGAAGCCCCAAAGTTTACCCAGCCTCTGGCAGATTGTACTACAGTCACTGGCTATGACACCCAGCTCTTCTGCTGTGTCCGCGCCTCCCCCCGG CCCAAGATCATCTGGCTGAAGAACAAGATGGATATCCAAGGCGACCCCAAGTACAGAGCCCTCACTCACCTGGGCATCTGCTCCCTAGAAATCCGCAAGCCTGGTCCCTTCGACGGAGGCATATATACCTGCAAGGCAGTTAACCCCCTGGGGGAAGCATCTGTGGACTGTCGAGTGGACGTGAAAG CTCCTATTTGA
- the PSRC1 gene encoding proline/serine-rich coiled-coil protein 1 isoform X4 yields the protein MRLSLGPLSPEKLEEILDEANRLAAQLEQCALQERESAGEDPAPRRQVKPSPRRETFVLKDSPVRDLLPTVNSLARSNPSPSSLTPRLRSSDRKGSVRALRTTSGKRPSSMKRESPTCNLFLASKSPASSPLARSTPPIWKKAGPSGRAAASPPTPVRPSLAPQPSTSNSQRLPWPKGAAAKSSSQLPPSAIPRPAGRMPLTSRSVPPSKGALPPDSLSTRKGLPRPSVAGQRVPVSQRPNLPVMGATRSSLQPPRKVAVPGPTRELGWSEGERGQDLVL from the exons aTGAGGCTCAGCTTAGGCCCCCTCAGCCCAGAGAAGCTGGAGGAGATCCTCGATGAGGCCAACCGGCTGGCTGCTCAGCTGGAGCAGTGTGCTCTGCAGGAGCGGGAGAGCGCAGGTGAGGACCCAGCACCTCGCCGCCAAGTGAAGCCCAGCCCTCGGCGGGAGACCTTTGTACTGAAGGACAGCCCTGTCCGAGATCTGCTGCCCACTGTGAACTCTTTGGCTCGGAGCAACCCCTCCCCAAGCAGCCTGACACCTCGACTCCGGAGCAGCGATAGGAAGGGGTCTGTCAGGGCTCTTCGGACAACATCTGGAAAAAGGCCCTCCAGCATGAAGAGG GAGTCACCCACTTGCAATCTGTTCCTTGCGTCCAAAAGCCCAGCATCTTCTCCTCTTGCCCGATCAACTCCTCCAATCTGGAAGAAAGCTGGGCCCAGTGGGAGAGCAGCAGCAA GCCCACCTACTCCTGTCAGACCCAGCCTGGCCCCACAGCCTTCTACCAGCAACTCTCAACGTCTGCCCTGGCCAAAGGGAGCAGCTGCTAAATCTTCCAGTCAACTGCCTCCGTCAGCCATCCCTAGGCCTGCTGGCCGAATGCCACTTACCAGCCGGAGTGTACCACCCAGCAAAGGTGCCCTACCTCCAGACTCTCTGTCAACTCGGAAAGGGCTTCCAAGACCAAGTGTTGCAGGGCAGAGAG TTCCTGTTTCCCAGCGACCAAATCTTCCTGTCATGGGTGCTACTCGAAGCAGTCTGCAGCCCCCCAGGAAGGTTGCAGTCCCAGGACCTACCAG GGAGCTGGGATGGAGCGAGGGAGAAAGAGGACAGGACCTGGTCCTTTGA
- the PSRC1 gene encoding proline/serine-rich coiled-coil protein 1 isoform X2: MEDLEEDVKFIVDETLDFGGLSPSDSREEEDTAVSVSPEKPLRRGLSHRSDPNAVAPASQGMRLSLGPLSPEKLEEILDEANRLAAQLEQCALQERESAGEDPAPRRQVKPSPRRETFVLKDSPVRDLLPTVNSLARSNPSPSSLTPRLRSSDRKGSVRALRTTSGKRPSSMKRESPTCNLFLASKSPASSPLARSTPPIWKKAGPSGRAAASPPTPVRPSLAPQPSTSNSQRLPWPKGAAAKSSSQLPPSAIPRPAGRMPLTSRSVPPSKGALPPDSLSTRKGLPRPSVAGQRVPVSQRPNLPVMGATRSSLQPPRKVAVPGPTR; encoded by the exons ATGGAGGATTTGGAGGAAG ATGTAAAGTTTATCGTGGATGAGACCTTGGACTTCGGAGGGCTGTCACCATCTGACAG TCGTGAGGAGGAAGACACAGCAGTGTCGGTGAGTCCAGAGAAACCACTCCGACGGGGCCTCTCCCACCGAAGTGACCCAAATGCAgtggcccctgcctcccagggtaTGAGGCTCAGCTTAGGCCCCCTCAGCCCAGAGAAGCTGGAGGAGATCCTCGATGAGGCCAACCGGCTGGCTGCTCAGCTGGAGCAGTGTGCTCTGCAGGAGCGGGAGAGCGCAGGTGAGGACCCAGCACCTCGCCGCCAAGTGAAGCCCAGCCCTCGGCGGGAGACCTTTGTACTGAAGGACAGCCCTGTCCGAGATCTGCTGCCCACTGTGAACTCTTTGGCTCGGAGCAACCCCTCCCCAAGCAGCCTGACACCTCGACTCCGGAGCAGCGATAGGAAGGGGTCTGTCAGGGCTCTTCGGACAACATCTGGAAAAAGGCCCTCCAGCATGAAGAGG GAGTCACCCACTTGCAATCTGTTCCTTGCGTCCAAAAGCCCAGCATCTTCTCCTCTTGCCCGATCAACTCCTCCAATCTGGAAGAAAGCTGGGCCCAGTGGGAGAGCAGCAGCAA GCCCACCTACTCCTGTCAGACCCAGCCTGGCCCCACAGCCTTCTACCAGCAACTCTCAACGTCTGCCCTGGCCAAAGGGAGCAGCTGCTAAATCTTCCAGTCAACTGCCTCCGTCAGCCATCCCTAGGCCTGCTGGCCGAATGCCACTTACCAGCCGGAGTGTACCACCCAGCAAAGGTGCCCTACCTCCAGACTCTCTGTCAACTCGGAAAGGGCTTCCAAGACCAAGTGTTGCAGGGCAGAGAG TTCCTGTTTCCCAGCGACCAAATCTTCCTGTCATGGGTGCTACTCGAAGCAGTCTGCAGCCCCCCAGGAAGGTTGCAGTCCCAGGACCTACCAG GTAA
- the PSRC1 gene encoding proline/serine-rich coiled-coil protein 1 isoform X3, with protein sequence MEDLEEDVKFIVDETLDFGGLSPSDSREEEDTAVSVSPEKPLRRGLSHRSDPNAVAPASQGMRLSLGPLSPEKLEEILDEANRLAAQLEQCALQERESAGEDPAPRRQVKPSPRRETFVLKDSPVRDLLPTVNSLARSNPSPSSLTPRLRSSDRKGSVRALRTTSGKRPSSMKRESPTCNLFLASKSPASSPLARSTPPIWKKAGPSGRAAASPPTPVRPSLAPQPSTSNSQRLPWPKGAAAKSSSQLPPSAIPRPAGRMPLTSRSVPPSKGALPPDSLSTRKGLPRPSVAGQRVPVSQRPNLPVMGATRSSLQPPRKVAVPGPTR encoded by the exons ATGGAGGATTTGGAGGAAG ATGTAAAGTTTATCGTGGATGAGACCTTGGACTTCGGAGGGCTGTCACCATCTGACAG TCGTGAGGAGGAAGACACAGCAGTGTCGGTGAGTCCAGAGAAACCACTCCGACGGGGCCTCTCCCACCGAAGTGACCCAAATGCAgtggcccctgcctcccagggtaTGAGGCTCAGCTTAGGCCCCCTCAGCCCAGAGAAGCTGGAGGAGATCCTCGATGAGGCCAACCGGCTGGCTGCTCAGCTGGAGCAGTGTGCTCTGCAGGAGCGGGAGAGCGCAGGTGAGGACCCAGCACCTCGCCGCCAAGTGAAGCCCAGCCCTCGGCGGGAGACCTTTGTACTGAAGGACAGCCCTGTCCGAGATCTGCTGCCCACTGTGAACTCTTTGGCTCGGAGCAACCCCTCCCCAAGCAGCCTGACACCTCGACTCCGGAGCAGCGATAGGAAGGGGTCTGTCAGGGCTCTTCGGACAACATCTGGAAAAAGGCCCTCCAGCATGAAGAGG GAGTCACCCACTTGCAATCTGTTCCTTGCGTCCAAAAGCCCAGCATCTTCTCCTCTTGCCCGATCAACTCCTCCAATCTGGAAGAAAGCTGGGCCCAGTGGGAGAGCAGCAGCAA GCCCACCTACTCCTGTCAGACCCAGCCTGGCCCCACAGCCTTCTACCAGCAACTCTCAACGTCTGCCCTGGCCAAAGGGAGCAGCTGCTAAATCTTCCAGTCAACTGCCTCCGTCAGCCATCCCTAGGCCTGCTGGCCGAATGCCACTTACCAGCCGGAGTGTACCACCCAGCAAAGGTGCCCTACCTCCAGACTCTCTGTCAACTCGGAAAGGGCTTCCAAGACCAAGTGTTGCAGGGCAGAGAG TTCCTGTTTCCCAGCGACCAAATCTTCCTGTCATGGGTGCTACTCGAAGCAGTCTGCAGCCCCCCAGGAAGGTTGCAGTCCCAGGACCTACCAGGTAA
- the PSRC1 gene encoding proline/serine-rich coiled-coil protein 1 isoform X1 encodes MEDLEEDVKFIVDETLDFGGLSPSDSREEEDTAVSVSPEKPLRRGLSHRSDPNAVAPASQGMRLSLGPLSPEKLEEILDEANRLAAQLEQCALQERESAGEDPAPRRQVKPSPRRETFVLKDSPVRDLLPTVNSLARSNPSPSSLTPRLRSSDRKGSVRALRTTSGKRPSSMKRESPTCNLFLASKSPASSPLARSTPPIWKKAGPSGRAAASPPTPVRPSLAPQPSTSNSQRLPWPKGAAAKSSSQLPPSAIPRPAGRMPLTSRSVPPSKGALPPDSLSTRKGLPRPSVAGQRVPVSQRPNLPVMGATRSSLQPPRKVAVPGPTRELGWSEGERGQDLVL; translated from the exons ATGGAGGATTTGGAGGAAG ATGTAAAGTTTATCGTGGATGAGACCTTGGACTTCGGAGGGCTGTCACCATCTGACAG TCGTGAGGAGGAAGACACAGCAGTGTCGGTGAGTCCAGAGAAACCACTCCGACGGGGCCTCTCCCACCGAAGTGACCCAAATGCAgtggcccctgcctcccagggtaTGAGGCTCAGCTTAGGCCCCCTCAGCCCAGAGAAGCTGGAGGAGATCCTCGATGAGGCCAACCGGCTGGCTGCTCAGCTGGAGCAGTGTGCTCTGCAGGAGCGGGAGAGCGCAGGTGAGGACCCAGCACCTCGCCGCCAAGTGAAGCCCAGCCCTCGGCGGGAGACCTTTGTACTGAAGGACAGCCCTGTCCGAGATCTGCTGCCCACTGTGAACTCTTTGGCTCGGAGCAACCCCTCCCCAAGCAGCCTGACACCTCGACTCCGGAGCAGCGATAGGAAGGGGTCTGTCAGGGCTCTTCGGACAACATCTGGAAAAAGGCCCTCCAGCATGAAGAGG GAGTCACCCACTTGCAATCTGTTCCTTGCGTCCAAAAGCCCAGCATCTTCTCCTCTTGCCCGATCAACTCCTCCAATCTGGAAGAAAGCTGGGCCCAGTGGGAGAGCAGCAGCAA GCCCACCTACTCCTGTCAGACCCAGCCTGGCCCCACAGCCTTCTACCAGCAACTCTCAACGTCTGCCCTGGCCAAAGGGAGCAGCTGCTAAATCTTCCAGTCAACTGCCTCCGTCAGCCATCCCTAGGCCTGCTGGCCGAATGCCACTTACCAGCCGGAGTGTACCACCCAGCAAAGGTGCCCTACCTCCAGACTCTCTGTCAACTCGGAAAGGGCTTCCAAGACCAAGTGTTGCAGGGCAGAGAG TTCCTGTTTCCCAGCGACCAAATCTTCCTGTCATGGGTGCTACTCGAAGCAGTCTGCAGCCCCCCAGGAAGGTTGCAGTCCCAGGACCTACCAG GGAGCTGGGATGGAGCGAGGGAGAAAGAGGACAGGACCTGGTCCTTTGA
- the PSRC1 gene encoding proline/serine-rich coiled-coil protein 1 isoform X5 has product MEDLEEDVKFIVDETLDFGGLSPSDSREEEDTAVSVSPEKPLRRGLSHRSDPNAVAPASQGMRLSLGPLSPEKLEEILDEANRLAAQLEQCALQERESAGEDPAPRRQVKPSPRRETFVLKDSPVRDLLPTVNSLARSNPSPSSLTPRLRSSDRKGSVRALRTTSGKRPSSMKRESPTCNLFLASKSPASSPLARSTPPIWKKAGPSGRAAASEKTWESKLQGVRACWPNATYQPECTTQQRCPTSRLSVNSERASKTKCCRAESSCFPATKSSCHGCYSKQSAAPQEGCSPRTYQVKRSGQQARIQ; this is encoded by the exons ATGGAGGATTTGGAGGAAG ATGTAAAGTTTATCGTGGATGAGACCTTGGACTTCGGAGGGCTGTCACCATCTGACAG TCGTGAGGAGGAAGACACAGCAGTGTCGGTGAGTCCAGAGAAACCACTCCGACGGGGCCTCTCCCACCGAAGTGACCCAAATGCAgtggcccctgcctcccagggtaTGAGGCTCAGCTTAGGCCCCCTCAGCCCAGAGAAGCTGGAGGAGATCCTCGATGAGGCCAACCGGCTGGCTGCTCAGCTGGAGCAGTGTGCTCTGCAGGAGCGGGAGAGCGCAGGTGAGGACCCAGCACCTCGCCGCCAAGTGAAGCCCAGCCCTCGGCGGGAGACCTTTGTACTGAAGGACAGCCCTGTCCGAGATCTGCTGCCCACTGTGAACTCTTTGGCTCGGAGCAACCCCTCCCCAAGCAGCCTGACACCTCGACTCCGGAGCAGCGATAGGAAGGGGTCTGTCAGGGCTCTTCGGACAACATCTGGAAAAAGGCCCTCCAGCATGAAGAGG GAGTCACCCACTTGCAATCTGTTCCTTGCGTCCAAAAGCCCAGCATCTTCTCCTCTTGCCCGATCAACTCCTCCAATCTGGAAGAAAGCTGGGCCCAGTGGGAGAGCAGCAGCAAGTGAGAAGACCTGGGAATCCAAGCTGCAGGGAGTGAGA GCCTGCTGGCCGAATGCCACTTACCAGCCGGAGTGTACCACCCAGCAAAGGTGCCCTACCTCCAGACTCTCTGTCAACTCGGAAAGGGCTTCCAAGACCAAGTGTTGCAGGGCAGAGAG TTCCTGTTTCCCAGCGACCAAATCTTCCTGTCATGGGTGCTACTCGAAGCAGTCTGCAGCCCCCCAGGAAGGTTGCAGTCCCAGGACCTACCAG GTAAAGAGATCAGGACAGCAAGCAAGAATTCAGTAG